A single Bacillus sp. OxB-1 DNA region contains:
- a CDS encoding type VII secretion EssA family protein translates to MNRKLVAVLLLASFSWIARPAIGTADSDEFIKELEPVLYEKLQFKKNTDYLHDAGKIKMKNTIPVKQIDIQFDGSRKLPDRGDTVNLFRTAERSERGTVAAKSKELGLFSNEVSKREEASVGPGVIDGPSSNSGGRTLVFILLIAIGAIVLFTVFIPKIIQESPAEERRKGSHS, encoded by the coding sequence ATGAATAGGAAGCTAGTTGCTGTTCTTCTGTTAGCGTCGTTCAGTTGGATCGCACGTCCGGCAATCGGGACCGCGGATTCCGATGAATTCATCAAGGAATTGGAACCGGTGTTGTATGAGAAGTTGCAGTTTAAAAAGAATACCGATTATCTGCATGATGCAGGGAAGATCAAAATGAAAAACACGATTCCGGTGAAGCAAATCGATATCCAATTCGATGGGAGCCGGAAATTGCCGGACCGCGGCGACACGGTGAACCTGTTCCGGACAGCGGAACGGAGCGAGAGGGGCACCGTGGCTGCCAAGTCGAAGGAACTCGGCCTTTTTTCCAATGAAGTGTCAAAGCGCGAGGAAGCTTCGGTCGGGCCGGGTGTCATCGATGGACCGTCCTCCAATTCAGGCGGCCGAACGCTGGTTTTCATCTTGTTGATCGCCATCGGGGCCATCGTGCTGTTCACCGTTTTCATACCGAAAATTATTCAAGAATCTCCGGCGGAGGAGAGGAGAAAGGGGAGTCACTCATGA
- a CDS encoding YwqH-like family protein, with protein sequence MIAFYIALKAKKLNEVARLQACQANLESKQGEFQQNEGKCLEPELTLTTWHGNHASDFDDIRDADIHASYLELSGDQFTKVFDAIAAKIAELQAEIVQIQATIDRLLAEQAAAAAQS encoded by the coding sequence ATGATAGCTTTTTATATCGCGTTAAAAGCGAAGAAATTGAATGAGGTGGCACGGCTGCAAGCTTGTCAGGCAAACTTGGAAAGCAAGCAAGGAGAATTCCAGCAAAACGAAGGGAAATGTTTGGAACCGGAATTGACATTGACGACATGGCATGGAAATCATGCTTCCGATTTTGACGATATCCGGGATGCGGATATTCATGCTTCCTACTTGGAGCTCTCCGGCGATCAATTCACAAAAGTGTTTGATGCGATTGCGGCCAAAATTGCGGAGCTCCAAGCGGAAATCGTGCAAATCCAAGCGACGATCGACCGATTGCTGGCGGAACAGGCGGCAGCAGCTGCGCAGTCGTAA
- a CDS encoding YwqI/YxiC family protein — translation MTEMKVIYAEVENQLGEIVGAAEGLDPKAVPPISQNQLDVVTKLTTLQTQLETLLTNYKTLLLKNMETTEKSVEFIRTSDEHVGKGIAGAAVAFDHRSMIK, via the coding sequence ATGACAGAAATGAAAGTCATATATGCAGAGGTGGAAAACCAGCTGGGCGAAATTGTAGGTGCAGCGGAAGGATTGGATCCGAAAGCTGTCCCCCCCATCTCCCAAAACCAGTTGGACGTCGTCACCAAATTGACAACGTTGCAGACGCAGTTGGAGACATTGTTGACGAACTATAAAACGTTATTGCTCAAAAACATGGAAACGACGGAGAAGTCGGTCGAATTCATCCGTACATCGGACGAACATGTCGGCAAGGGGATTGCAGGTGCCGCCGTCGCATTCGATCACAGGAGCATGATTAAATGA